The following coding sequences lie in one Schistocerca serialis cubense isolate TAMUIC-IGC-003099 chromosome 12, iqSchSeri2.2, whole genome shotgun sequence genomic window:
- the LOC126427988 gene encoding piggyBac transposable element-derived protein 4-like, producing MKEQTNLYARQKLATLRAQNKLGPNSRFKQWRTLTIAETKTFLAIILHMSISEKPSMTSHWCSDPVVSCNFCPNIMPRDRFLSILSMFHINDNIKQKKKGEVDFDALHKVRPLLDDLVRNFKESYQPGEALTIDEGMCPFRGRVGFKVYMANKPNKYGMKLYILAESKTGYIYNFEVYHGRDDKLDNSASAVVKRLLGSLQGKGHTVYVDRFYTSVQLAEELARANTGLVGTVMPNRKGLPKALKEGKLKKGEQIFRLTNYVLALRWKDKRDVWMISTRHTSSMLPVATREGNEK from the coding sequence ATGAAGGAACAAACAAACCTATATGCTAGACAGAAGCTGGCCACACTGAGAGCACAAAACAAATTAGGGCCCAATTCTAGATTCAAGCAGTGGAGGACGCTAACAATTGctgaaacaaagacgtttctggCTATTATCCTCCACATGTCAATCAGTGAGAAACCAAGTATGACCAGTCACTGGTGTAGTGATCCAGTGGTTAGCTGCAATTTTTGCCCCAATATTATGCCAAGGGACAGATTTCTGAGTATTTTGTCTATGTTCCACATAAATGACAATATAAAGCAAAAAAAGAAAGGTGAAGTGGACTTTGATGCCCTTCATAAGGTCAGGCCTCTTCTGGATGATTTGGTAAGGAATTTCAAAGAAAGTTATCAGCCAGGTGAAGCGTTAACCATTGATGAAGGTATGTGTCCTTTCAGAGGGCGTGTAGGTTTCAAAGTTTATATGGCTAATAAGCCAAACAAATATGGCATGAAGCTATACATTCTTGCAGAATCCAAAACTGGGTACATATACAACTTTGAAGTTTACCACGGAAGGGACGATAAACTGGACAACAGTGCTTCTGCAGTGGTAAAGAGATTGCTCGGCTCACTTCAAGGTAAGGGCCACACTGTATATGTTGACAGATTTTACACCAGTGTTCAGCTAGCCGAAGAACTGGCTAGAGCCAACACTGGTCTTGTAGGGACTGTAATGCCAAACAGAAAAGGATTGCCCAAGGCTCTCAAAGAGGGTAAACTCAAAAAGGGTGAACAAATATTTCGCCTCACGAATTATGTGCtagcattgcgatggaaagacaagaGGGATGTGTGGATGATAAGTACCAGGCACACATCCTCAATGTTGCCTGTTGCTAcaagagaaggcaatgagaagtag